Proteins encoded within one genomic window of Brenneria nigrifluens DSM 30175 = ATCC 13028:
- the aroC gene encoding chorismate synthase — protein sequence MAGNSIGQFFRVTTFGESHGIALGGVVDGVPPGIPLTEADLQQDLDRRRPGTSRYTTQRREPDRVRILSGVFEGVTTGTSIGLLIENTDQRSQDYSAIKDVFRPGHADYTYEQKFGLRDYRGGGRSSARETAMRVAAGAIAKKYLQQRHGVKIRGYLAQIGDIACELKDWDLVEQNPFFCPDADKLEALDELMRALKKEGDSIGAKVSVVAESVPAGLGEPVFDRLDADLAHALMSINAVKGVEIGDGFAVVTRRGSENRDEITPQGFQSNHAGGILGGISSGQHIVAHLALKPTSSIMVPGRTINRQGEAAEMVTRGRHDPCVGIRAVPIAEAMMAIVLMDHLLRQRAQCGDVASQVPRW from the coding sequence ATGGCAGGAAACAGTATCGGGCAGTTTTTCCGCGTCACCACATTTGGTGAGTCCCACGGAATTGCCCTGGGCGGTGTTGTCGACGGCGTACCGCCGGGGATCCCGCTGACGGAGGCGGATCTGCAACAGGATCTGGACCGGCGTCGTCCGGGAACGTCGCGCTATACGACCCAGCGCCGCGAGCCCGACCGGGTGCGCATTCTTTCCGGGGTGTTTGAAGGCGTTACTACCGGCACCAGCATTGGTCTGCTGATCGAAAATACCGACCAGCGCTCGCAGGATTACAGCGCCATTAAGGACGTTTTCCGCCCCGGTCACGCCGACTACACCTATGAACAAAAGTTCGGCCTGCGCGACTATCGCGGCGGCGGGCGTTCATCCGCCCGGGAAACCGCGATGCGCGTCGCGGCCGGCGCGATAGCGAAAAAATATCTGCAACAGCGGCACGGCGTGAAAATTCGCGGCTATCTGGCGCAAATCGGCGATATAGCCTGCGAATTGAAAGACTGGGATCTGGTCGAGCAGAATCCGTTCTTCTGTCCCGATGCCGACAAGCTGGAAGCTTTGGATGAGCTGATGCGGGCGCTGAAAAAAGAGGGCGATTCCATCGGCGCCAAGGTCAGCGTGGTGGCGGAATCCGTTCCCGCCGGGCTGGGCGAACCGGTGTTCGATCGTCTGGACGCCGATCTGGCGCACGCCCTGATGAGCATCAATGCGGTCAAAGGGGTGGAGATTGGCGACGGTTTTGCGGTAGTGACCAGGCGCGGCAGCGAAAACCGCGATGAGATTACTCCGCAGGGTTTCCAGAGCAACCACGCCGGGGGGATTTTAGGCGGCATCAGCAGCGGACAGCATATTGTGGCGCATCTGGCGCTGAAACCCACCTCCAGCATTATGGTGCCGGGGCGAACCATTAACCGTCAGGGTGAAGCGGCGGAAATGGTGACCCGCGGACGTCACGATCCCTGCGTGGGGATCCGTGCGGTGCCGATCGCCGAGGCAATGATGGCGATTGTGTTAATGGATCACCTGCTGCGCCAGCGCGCGCAGTGCGGCGATGTGGCGAGTCAGGTTCCCCGCTGGTAA
- the sixA gene encoding phosphohistidine phosphatase SixA — translation MQVLIMRHGDAIPDAASDALRPLSARGYDESRKMASWLNNQQLDIDRILVSPYLRARQTLEAIRGLLPLPEGDECLSELTPGGDAGFVGSYLQALAKEGTEAVLVVSHLPLVGYLVAELCPAENAPMFATSGIASVSIDTPSGRGVFDWQVSPAQLALKR, via the coding sequence ATGCAAGTTTTGATTATGCGTCATGGTGATGCGATACCTGATGCGGCCAGCGACGCGCTGCGGCCTTTGAGCGCGCGCGGCTATGATGAGTCGCGCAAGATGGCAAGCTGGCTGAATAACCAGCAACTGGATATTGATCGTATTCTGGTCAGCCCTTATCTGCGCGCCCGGCAAACGCTGGAGGCGATTCGGGGGCTACTGCCCTTGCCCGAGGGAGATGAATGCCTGTCCGAGCTCACCCCCGGCGGCGATGCCGGCTTTGTCGGCAGCTATCTGCAAGCCCTGGCCAAAGAGGGGACGGAAGCGGTGCTGGTCGTCTCGCATCTGCCGTTGGTCGGCTATCTGGTCGCGGAGTTGTGTCCCGCTGAAAACGCCCCCATGTTCGCCACCTCAGGCATTGCCAGTGTGAGCATTGATACCCCATCGGGGCGCGGCGTGTTTGACTGGCAGGTGAGTCCGGCGCAGCTGGCGCTGAAGAGGTAA
- the prmB gene encoding 50S ribosomal protein L3 N(5)-glutamine methyltransferase has translation MDKIFVDEAVSDLHTIQDMLRWAVSRFNAANVYYGHGTDNPWDEAVQLVLPTLFLPLDIPEDMYISRLTSSERHRIVERVIRRVNERVPVAYLTNKAWFCGLEFYVDERVLVPRSPIGELIGNYFADQLPKAPGHILDMCTGSGCIAIACAQAFPQAEVDAVDISDDVLAVTEQNIQQHGVEYRVTPIRSDLFRELPAIAYDLIVTNPPYVDEEDMADLPQEFRYEPELGLAAGSDGLNLVRRILASAPDYLSDDGVLICEVGNSMVHLIEQYPAIPFTWLEFANGGEGVFMLTRHQLIDCKEYFSIYRD, from the coding sequence TTGGACAAAATTTTCGTCGATGAGGCCGTCAGCGATCTTCATACCATTCAGGATATGTTGCGCTGGGCGGTCAGTCGGTTTAACGCAGCCAATGTCTACTATGGTCACGGTACGGATAATCCCTGGGATGAAGCGGTACAGCTGGTGCTTCCCACTCTGTTCCTGCCGCTGGATATTCCTGAGGATATGTATATTTCCCGCCTGACGTCCAGCGAGCGTCATCGTATTGTCGAACGCGTTATCCGCCGGGTAAACGAGCGCGTCCCGGTGGCTTATCTGACCAATAAAGCCTGGTTCTGCGGGCTGGAGTTTTACGTTGACGAGCGGGTTCTGGTGCCGCGTTCGCCCATCGGCGAGCTAATCGGCAATTATTTCGCCGACCAGTTGCCTAAAGCGCCGGGCCATATTCTGGATATGTGCACCGGCAGCGGCTGTATCGCCATCGCCTGCGCCCAGGCGTTTCCGCAGGCGGAAGTGGACGCGGTGGATATCTCCGACGATGTGCTGGCGGTGACCGAGCAAAATATTCAGCAGCACGGTGTGGAATACCGCGTCACCCCGATTCGCTCCGACCTGTTCCGCGAGCTGCCGGCTATTGCGTACGACCTGATCGTCACCAATCCCCCTTATGTCGATGAAGAGGATATGGCGGATTTGCCGCAGGAGTTCCGCTATGAACCGGAACTGGGATTGGCGGCGGGCAGCGATGGCCTGAACCTGGTGAGGCGCATTCTGGCGAGCGCGCCGGATTACCTCAGCGACGACGGCGTGCTGATTTGCGAAGTGGGCAACAGCATGGTGCACCTGATCGAGCAATATCCCGCCATTCCGTTCACCTGGCTGGAATTCGCCAACGGCGGAGAGGGCGTGTTTATGCTGACCAGGCATCAGCTAATTGATTGTAAAGAATATTTTAGCATTTACCGCGACTGA
- the smrB gene encoding endonuclease SmrB, with translation MSNKYSLNDEELQLFRTSVSGTKKLRQDTYVHKPVRPKTGELPPRRALREQADASFYFSDEFQPQLESAGPTRYVRPGASHYELKKLRRGDYSPELFLDLHGLTQQQAKQELGALLAACRREHVYCACVMHGHGKRILKQQTPLWLAQHPDVLAFHQAPKEFGGDAALLILVALEAPSLG, from the coding sequence ATGAGTAATAAATATTCGCTGAACGACGAAGAACTACAGCTTTTTCGTACTTCAGTCTCCGGCACTAAAAAATTACGCCAGGATACCTATGTCCATAAGCCGGTTCGTCCCAAAACCGGCGAACTGCCTCCCCGGCGGGCGCTGCGGGAGCAGGCCGATGCCAGCTTTTACTTTTCGGACGAGTTTCAACCGCAGTTGGAAAGCGCGGGGCCGACGCGCTATGTGCGCCCCGGCGCCAGCCATTACGAACTGAAAAAACTGCGGCGGGGCGACTACTCCCCGGAACTGTTTCTCGATCTGCACGGCCTGACGCAGCAGCAGGCAAAACAGGAGCTGGGCGCGCTGCTTGCCGCCTGCCGCCGGGAACACGTTTATTGCGCCTGCGTGATGCACGGCCACGGCAAACGCATTCTGAAGCAGCAGACGCCGCTGTGGCTGGCGCAGCACCCGGACGTGCTGGCTTTCCATCAGGCGCCCAAGGAGTTCGGCGGCGACGCCGCGCTGCTGATACTGGTGGCGCTGGAAGCGCCGTCGCTCGGCTAG
- the fadJ gene encoding fatty acid oxidation complex subunit alpha FadJ: MNDRQPLSAFPTGASAFSLAIRPDNIGIVTIDVPGEKVNTLKSEFAEQIVKVIEQARQHAALRGLVLVSAKADSFIAGADIAMLDGCTSAEQAQDLARKGQETFSYIAALPFPVVAAIHGACLGGGLELVLACDYRLCSLDEKTLLGLPEVKLGLLPGSGGTQRLPRLIGVAPALDIILTGRHVRAAQALKLGLVDDAVPHSILLQTALEMIRQGKRKASPPDWRARLLASPAIRPLFFNIVKRKTRAKTHGNYPATERIIQVIRRGMEKGMAEGYRLEARAFGKLVMTPQSAALRSLFFASTSLKKESDGAAAPPIRRVGILGGGLMGGGIASVTAVRGGLPVRIKDIDEQGVNRALNYSWQLLTRRVERRRMPPAERQRLMSLISGSTDYRGFEQSDMVIEAVFEDLSLKRQMVAEVERHAAPHTIFASNTSSLPIHQIAAQARRPQQVIGLHYFSPVDKMPLVEVIPHAHTSAETIAATLALARKQGKTAIVVADSAGFYVNRILAPYINEAAYCLLEGEPVESIDYALVRFGFPVGPLTLLDEVGIDVATKIVPVLSQALGERFIPPPTFDAVLRDGRKGRKNGKGFYRYNRKRYFHWRHKAREVDASIYPLLDVTPKAHLDPALIGQRCVMLLLNEAARCLDEKVIRCARDGDIGAVFGIGFPPFLGGPFHYMDRLGIATVVKTLQVLQQQYGDRFAPCEALLAMRDGQQRFYPLPDEVTPSALPPGDAPVDAG; encoded by the coding sequence ATGAACGATCGGCAACCCTTATCCGCATTCCCTACCGGGGCTTCGGCTTTTTCCCTCGCTATCCGCCCGGACAATATCGGCATCGTCACCATCGACGTGCCGGGAGAAAAGGTCAATACGCTGAAAAGCGAATTTGCCGAGCAGATCGTCAAGGTTATTGAACAGGCTCGGCAACATGCGGCGCTGCGCGGGCTGGTGCTGGTGTCGGCCAAGGCGGATTCGTTTATCGCCGGCGCGGATATCGCCATGCTGGACGGTTGTACCAGCGCCGAACAGGCGCAAGATCTGGCCCGAAAGGGGCAGGAAACCTTTTCCTATATCGCCGCGCTGCCCTTCCCGGTGGTCGCGGCGATCCATGGCGCCTGTCTGGGCGGCGGGCTGGAGCTGGTGCTGGCCTGCGATTACCGCCTGTGCTCGCTGGATGAGAAAACGCTGTTGGGGCTGCCGGAGGTCAAGCTCGGCTTGTTGCCCGGTTCCGGCGGCACCCAGCGCTTGCCCCGGCTGATCGGCGTCGCGCCGGCGCTGGATATCATCCTTACCGGGCGCCACGTCCGCGCCGCGCAGGCGCTGAAACTGGGACTGGTGGACGACGCGGTGCCGCACAGTATTTTGCTGCAAACGGCGCTGGAGATGATCAGGCAGGGTAAGCGTAAAGCATCGCCGCCGGACTGGCGCGCCCGCCTGTTGGCGAGCCCGGCGATCCGCCCGCTGTTTTTTAATATCGTTAAGCGCAAAACGCGGGCCAAAACGCATGGCAATTACCCGGCGACGGAGCGGATTATTCAGGTGATTCGCCGCGGAATGGAAAAAGGCATGGCCGAAGGCTACCGGCTTGAGGCCCGCGCTTTCGGTAAGTTGGTTATGACGCCGCAGTCCGCCGCGCTGCGCAGTCTGTTTTTTGCCTCGACGTCGTTAAAAAAAGAGTCCGACGGCGCTGCGGCGCCCCCCATCCGCCGGGTGGGGATTCTGGGGGGCGGGCTGATGGGCGGCGGTATCGCCAGCGTCACGGCGGTGCGCGGCGGTTTACCGGTACGTATTAAAGATATTGATGAGCAGGGCGTTAACCGTGCGCTGAACTACAGCTGGCAGTTGCTGACCAGACGGGTGGAGCGCCGGCGTATGCCGCCAGCCGAGCGGCAACGCCTGATGAGCCTGATTTCCGGCAGCACCGATTACCGGGGGTTCGAACAGAGCGACATGGTGATTGAAGCGGTATTTGAGGATCTGTCGCTGAAACGGCAGATGGTGGCCGAGGTGGAGCGCCATGCCGCGCCGCATACCATCTTTGCCTCGAATACCTCGTCATTACCGATTCACCAGATCGCCGCGCAAGCCCGGCGCCCGCAGCAGGTGATCGGCCTGCATTACTTTAGCCCGGTGGATAAAATGCCGCTGGTGGAAGTGATTCCGCATGCGCACACCAGCGCCGAAACCATTGCCGCCACGCTGGCGCTGGCGCGAAAACAGGGTAAAACGGCGATTGTGGTGGCCGATAGCGCGGGCTTTTATGTTAACCGTATTCTGGCGCCCTACATTAATGAAGCCGCCTACTGTCTGCTGGAGGGCGAACCGGTCGAGTCGATCGATTATGCCCTGGTGCGCTTTGGTTTTCCGGTCGGCCCGTTGACGCTGCTGGATGAAGTCGGCATTGACGTCGCGACCAAAATCGTACCGGTGCTCAGTCAGGCGCTCGGTGAGCGTTTTATCCCGCCTCCCACCTTTGACGCCGTCCTGAGGGATGGCCGTAAAGGGCGTAAAAACGGCAAAGGGTTTTATCGCTATAACCGGAAACGTTATTTCCATTGGCGGCATAAGGCCAGAGAAGTGGACGCTTCAATCTATCCGCTGCTGGATGTGACCCCGAAAGCGCATCTCGATCCGGCGCTGATCGGCCAGCGCTGCGTGATGCTGCTGCTGAACGAAGCGGCCCGTTGTCTGGATGAAAAAGTGATCCGCTGCGCGCGCGACGGGGATATCGGCGCGGTGTTCGGCATCGGTTTTCCCCCGTTTCTCGGCGGCCCGTTCCATTATATGGATCGCCTTGGCATCGCCACGGTGGTAAAAACGTTGCAGGTATTGCAGCAGCAGTATGGCGACAGGTTTGCGCCCTGCGAAGCCTTGCTGGCCATGCGGGACGGTCAGCAGCGGTTCTACCCGCTACCAGACGAGGTTACGCCGTCGGCGCTTCCGCCCGGCGATGCGCCGGTTGACGCTGGTTAA